A window of Metopolophium dirhodum isolate CAU chromosome 6, ASM1992520v1, whole genome shotgun sequence genomic DNA:
GAGGTAAATTATTCAAAAGGCCTCTCAAAAATACcaaaactcaaaaaaatatttgaaaaaaaatgtatagatatttattacataatatggatCGATATGTTTGAAGTAACACCATTTAAGGGAGTCTTCTATCAAAATGtctaatgttagctatgaaaggaataacttttatgaattgaaattaactgaaaaatagtttgaaaatgttcgaaatgtttatgaattttgtcaatttttagtttttatcgagaataatagaaaatcaatttacaaaattcgaaaaatttcaaaatatttcgaaaatgttactatttatattaaatgctaatataaatatttggtgaaaatttcaagggTCCACAGTTATTGGAtattgagttacaccaaaaaaattaaatcgatatttttaaaaattggttttgcgtaataatattatctcttcTTTTAAAACTTTCTTAAATTACTTGGAATTTTTATCTCCCAGAagaaccaactagatttacttttctattcaaaaatatgctaaTCTTGAAAACCTGAGAATTTTTAGTACTAAAAATGTTGctaacagacaaaaaaaaaagaaattgtaaaaccaataggtacattatatttcaCTCCGCTCAggtctcagaatctaaaaaataaaagagtACCTACTTGGGTAagcatgatataataaaacattaaatatttgataaagtataacaaataaccattgtatacctaaatatatttgcCAGTtctgaattttgttttatttatatactgtaAGTGGTCAACTCTAATAGCTCAACTGACGAGGAACAAATATCCCATATGATATTCATTATGAGGACAACAGTATTAATTGAGAATATTATTCttcttgaataattttaaaatttgttattaatatcatttttttatgtttcaaattcaattattataatttatcctgattataatcaaatattattatattttactggattatattattagcataaactataaattgtatgcacctacttttttctttatatttctgttttttttttttttaaattgaataattttatgatataaaatactcAGTGAACGTGGAATGagtcttagatttttttttaaatatacttacaagttacaactgaACAAAATGTTCAATACAATACATTTGTAAAGTAATAGTTAGTATTTCTGTACAATCTGTTGTTTTTgtttgcaaataatatatactaataataattaaacaatttgaatCTTGATATTGAATAAACtcaccaaagtaccaactacctatatattttaaataataggtaaataggAAGTGGGAACCTGttaccgatttttttttattgatatatttatacctattaatagcacgaaattttcataatttataaaaaatggtgatataaacatattttggtgAATAAGGGTACTTGACATGTTCCGGGAGACAAGGATTATTTGCGAATAATTCGcaaagataattattatctttaaactACATTTTACTTAGAAATGtctaatatagaaatattgcaCGTAAAAACgatcaatgaataatattatctacttttTCTATAGAATTAACCTATTAtagtatctagtatctacctagtgattaggtaggtaagtaaaTGTTAGGATACTggatattaaataggtaacaattttaaaaaaactttaattattattaaatccatttataatattaagttagacaaatatagcatttataaacacattttggtcatgatttaaaaatttctaatttcgattattttgttttttataataatactgaagTATATCCTGGGCATTATGGTTAATCAATGTTCACCATGCCACTACGATAATGCGTCTATATGTTGAGCTAGAGAGGctaaagcatttttaattttaatctcaaCTTTGTAGTTAGGTACTATTTACCTAttagtattaagttattataagcAGCTtgtaacaattaaaattgtaccgatataatattatgtaagaccCAAACACTGGAATAATTGCACATTGAGCGAAAAATATACcgaaattggttttttttttggctttgtggtcgtttaaattttcaaatcatctaatCATCACCATTGTGAAAATATCTGAAATGACAAAGCATGAATTGaggcataggcgcaaattgactaaatttgtCTAAGTCGTCCTCCCAAGCAATAGGTGGAGCTAGGTGGGGCTTGTGGGGGCTAAGCCCCAAAGTTTTAGATTAGCCCTCCCAAATGTATACCGAAGTTACGTACCTAcagtttaatagttttatatcactgttcataaatatattaggtagagTAGAACTTGGATTAACCGTCACTGTCGGGACCAGGGCTATGACGGTTAATCGAATAGACGGTTAACggaaattttgcaaaaaaaaacgtgtaaatacatatacacatttattatattttatatttatattatatatttatcatattttacgtGTGTACTTATGTACATATGTGCAAAATCATCAATCCGCTAATCGACGGTTGGTattgaatacttataaaaatataatgcattaatatTGAGTACACTGGTTGATAGAccttaatatgattaatataccttaaaaaaaaaaccttatagaCAGCTTCGATGTTCGCGTTACGAACGGGGATGCACTGCTACTGCATCAATGTCGATATTCCCAGAAAATAGTCCGATTGTAATGTATCAACCACACAATCATCAGTGGGGCATGATATAGAGATTGGGGCATTCTACGATGCAATGAGACGGCATGCTTTAACAGAGGGGACACCTGCACGGACAATTCTAGAAGAAGAGGCGAGGaggtaaacaaattaaattattttaatacttcatTCAGAGTTATGTTAAAATGTACTAATACctgaataacaattttttaaatttccaaatgcAGCTATAGAGATGTCTCGTGAACAAGCACTACGGGCAATGCGCTATGTGCGACAAAGTGTGAATCCACCAACACCAGATAATCTCAGGGCCATGGGAGAGATTATTGTGTCACCAACATGGCAAAATCGTCTACTTTATTCTGTAGACGATAATGCACCATTCTTCCATGGAAACTTGGAGTTCATAGTCAATGAAGAATTGATTTTTGGAggattgatttttttaaatttggcatTTTTACGACGCATTGCTCCATACCTTCGTGAAGCAAGAGTCTTGGCAATTGATGGCACATTTGGTGTCATTCCGCGAGTTCCTGCTGATGCCGAGCAGTTGATCACAATCCATGCTGTCTTGGACAATGTCGTAAGAGATCTGTTAACATTAGATAATcaatttacttacatatttggtttatttaaattttattttcttcaatttacatttgtaatttaagTCAGTTCCTGTGGTATATGCTTTACTAAATCACAGAACAGAAAACGTCTACATAGGACTGTGGCAATATGTGCGATATAATTTACCAGAAGATATTTTTGACTGGCAAAATGTAAGTATTGTTTCAGACTTTGAAACAGCCATGCGAAATGCAATACAAATAGTGATTCCAGAATGCCAATTGATCGGGTGCTGGTTCCATTTTTGCCAGGTAATAATCAAATTGtgcattaatgtttttattattgtatagtatttttctGGATTCTTTAATCTAGATATAAAACAGatttatgtataacaatttttatgagtttcaagttaaattaaatttattaagtttaattatcaaaattttttaatattaaaaaaacatcattatacattttttgaaataatttaaatttaaagaaatacataacgtgaaaaacttaaaacatacg
This region includes:
- the LOC132947619 gene encoding uncharacterized protein LOC132947619, producing MGMHKTVLNHGHEKDDVNILTRQKVSNKLKRKALEDPFEKPCKILHRELREGDISSLTTTDTMRKRKNIHYARSSMIPKLPTNLDELHLALTNLDKIGELNLTFTPRIIYADFEQAIHLTISEIFPEVVRKGCRFHLGQSMRRKIQPLGLTKNFKKKSEIAIEMSREQALRAMRYVRQSVNPPTPDNLRAMGEIIVSPTWQNRLLYSVDDNAPFFHGNLEFIVNEELIFGGLIFLNLAFLRRIAPYLREARVLAIDGTFGVIPRVPADAEQLITIHAVLDNVSVPVVYALLNHRTENVYIGLWQYVRYNLPEDIFDWQNVSIVSDFETAMRNAIQIVIPECQLIGCWFHFCQVIIKLCINVFIIV